From the Polaribacter gangjinensis genome, the window CAAAAAATTCAACGTTTACTAGGGCAAGTGCTTTTAGATCCTCCAAATGTTGCAGGTTGGAAAGGTGGAAAAAATTGGATTGACAGCAATACCATCATTTTACGGTTGAAATTGCCTTCAATCTTACTTTCAAATGCCGAAATTTCAATCAAAGAAAAAGGTGAATTTGAGGATTCATTTGAAAAATATCACGAATCAAACAAAAATCAAAAAGACTTTGCGAAAGTAACTGTTGACTGGGATTTTTTTGAAGAAAGTTTTAAAAATACCTCTTTTGATGAGATGAAATCACTTTTTTTAATCACTGCTCCCAATGAAGGCACAGAAACCTATTTGAGTCATCTTATAAAAAGTTCTAAAAAAGAATTTTGCATTCAATTAATGTCAATCCCAGAATATCAAATTTGTTAATATGAAATCGACAATAAAAAAAAGTTTGCGCAAGCAAACACCATTAAATAAAAAGTCGATTGCATATGTGACCGATAAAAAATATAATTTGCACATATGAAAAGAAGAGATTTTTTAAAGCAATCTGCGCTCGCAAGTAGCTTATTTTTTATTCCTGGATTTTTAAAAGCTTTTGAAAATTCTAATCCAAATAATTTTGGCTATAAGCGATTGGTAATGATACAATTAGCAGGAGGAAATGATGGATTAAATACTATTGTTCCTTTTACAAATGACGATTATTACAGAAGCAGACCTAAAATAGCCTTACAAAAAAACGATTTGATTGAAGTTTCTGATTCTTTAGGATTTCATTCCAGTTTATTACCGTTAAAAAAGTTATACGATCAAGGAAACTTAACTGTTATCAACAATGTTGGGTATCCAAATCCTGATCGTTCACATTTTAGAGCTACAGATATTTGGCAAACAGCCAGTAATTCCAATCAATATTGGCAAACTGGTTGGGTTGGAAGGTATTTGGATACTTATGGATCAAATGCTTACAATGCCATTGAAATTGATGATAGCTTGTCTTTGTTGATGAAAGGTGAAAATATTAACGGAATTGCAACTCAAAATCCAACGAATTTATTCAAATTATCAGAAGACCCATATTTTAAAAATGTTTTGAATCATTACAATGACGAACATTTGAGTGAGCATAATTTGGGCTATTTATACAAAACCATGATTGATGCAAAATCATCCTCAAAATACATTTTTGAGAAAAATAAAATTGCTTCAAACAACGCAGATTATCCAAGTAATCAATTTGCAAATCAACTAAAAACAACGGCAAAATTGATCAATTCTGGCTTGGAAACTCGCGTATTTTTCTCTTCTCTTGGCGGATTTGATACACACGCAAATCAATTAAATTCACAAAAAAGATTGTTGGATATTTATGCAACAAGTATAGAAGCTTTTGTAAATGACTTAAAAAAACAGGGAACTTTCAATGATACGTTGATTGTTACTTTTTCCGAATTTGGAAGACGTGTAAAAGAAAATGCTGGAAATGGAACAGATCATGGAGCTGCA encodes:
- a CDS encoding DUF1501 domain-containing protein; protein product: MKRRDFLKQSALASSLFFIPGFLKAFENSNPNNFGYKRLVMIQLAGGNDGLNTIVPFTNDDYYRSRPKIALQKNDLIEVSDSLGFHSSLLPLKKLYDQGNLTVINNVGYPNPDRSHFRATDIWQTASNSNQYWQTGWVGRYLDTYGSNAYNAIEIDDSLSLLMKGENINGIATQNPTNLFKLSEDPYFKNVLNHYNDEHLSEHNLGYLYKTMIDAKSSSKYIFEKNKIASNNADYPSNQFANQLKTTAKLINSGLETRVFFSSLGGFDTHANQLNSQKRLLDIYATSIEAFVNDLKKQGTFNDTLIVTFSEFGRRVKENAGNGTDHGAASNIFIIGNQLKKQGFYNELASLSDLDSNGDLKYTVDFRTIYASILQNWLAVNDEQILQQKFNSLDFI